A window of Daucus carota subsp. sativus chromosome 2, DH1 v3.0, whole genome shotgun sequence genomic DNA:
GGAACTCGTGACCCAAGTTGAACGGATTATATCAGCCAAAAGGCGAAACTTCAGACATATAAACATTACTGGTACACAAGCTAACAAAAGGAGGAACCAAAGAAGCCACGCATGGCCATACGTTAGGTGGATAGCAAGGCAAAAGGCCATGAGCATGGATGCTATTGAGACGAACAATGCCACAAGTCCAAGCATCAATTTCCAGGGTAAAGAGTGTTGAAATGCATATTTGTTGAAACGTGATGTGAGGATAGATAAGAACATTAGGATTGAGGTCGAGGAGGAGAGCATACCAATGACTTGTGATACGGTTAAGAAGTCGAAACTTGCCCTGTTTAACAAATTGGGATGCCCTTCATTGTCATAATCCCCAGGTACTGTGAAGGCAGATGAAAACATCACAGTGGCAGTGAGAGCTGCAACCACCATGCAAGATTTCGCAGTATCCTTCATCCACTTCTCACCCtcctttaataattttttgtgcTCCTCATCAAAGATATCCGCTGATGTCCTACCATTGCAATTTCGCATGTTTCTGTATGCAGCCGGAACTATTTTTTCCACGGCCTacaattgaaattaaaaaaatttgttatctaaatattacaaatactATAGTACACTTGTTAAACTTAAGGCAACTGCTAATTAAACATGACGCAAACTATACTTAAACTTTGATGACAAGTTTGTTTGAAGGGATTATGATCGCTTTATTAGTATCTTATTTatgaattcatattttaatgatGTTTCTATGATATTTCAATCATTCTTGAACTTCATTTCCATGTGAATTATAATATCTTGTGACAGAATGTATTATAATCGCATAGAAATGAATCAAAAAGATGATTGCAATATAATCTCATGAGATAGTAGTTCTTTgaacttaaaaaaagtaatgTAGTTGTCCGataattataatcattttaaaCAGGGCTCAACTTACTAGCAGTAAACTACCAGTAACTGTATATCAGTATGTATTCTTTTATCTGTTGCACACACCACTTAGGCAATAAATGTACCTAATCAAATCACAGATTACAAATGTTTACCTTGTACCAACATATTGCTTGCTGCATTTGAAAAGCTGCTCCAGTTACAGTATCGAGCTTATCCTTTGGTGCCAAAGTTGCTGCTAAATGAAGCATAGTGTTACCATCTTTATCTTTATAAAGAGTAACTAACTTCCGGACTTCATCCATGTTATAAAGTAAAGAAAAGATGATTTCATGGCGATACTGAACAGCAAGATGGAACATGCTCACACCATGTTGGTTAATCTTCCACACAAGTTCAGGGTAATAGCAAATTAACCGCTTGAATAAATGAAAGTTGCCTCGTTTAGCTGCATCAAATAAAAGCAGGGGTGCTGTATCAACTATGTTTGCAATATTCAAGTCATTTTCCTTGAAAGCACATTCCAAAATGTCGTCTAACAGTTTTAGTGCTTGAACTTGCAGTAACTCTGCTTTCTTCCTGCCTATTGATAAGGAAAGCAAACAAATCATCATACAGGCGTGTATAATCATGCTATAGGCATTTGTAATACATAATGCAAGTCATCAAATCTATCTTCTGTGAATGAATGTTAACGAAATTCATTGAAGTTCTGGACTAACCCCAACTGAAAAGGTTTTTAAATCTTCCCCTTTTACTTCTCTCTGCCATATGCTTTGTAGCCAGCAAGAGAAGTACTTCTTTATCAGAAATAGCTAGTTGCAGGTTCATCTTCCCGGCACTCTCTGCATCCATGGCAACAAAATAAAAGGACTGGATCAACCAACAGATTTCGTTCTTTACATTCATTTAATATGGTAAATTAATTGcttattttttagtttataaaatgtattacaattttttttatcaggaTTGTTTAACATAATAGAATAATGGGGCTGTTTAGATTGACtttaaaaaagtgacttcttgcttaaattaaagaagtgagGTAGAAGTATAATTATCATAAACTTCTAGATAATTATCTAGCTTCTGATTCCAGGAGAGGTTCTAATTTAACAACCAAGTACATGTCAACTTACCATATAAATCAGACGCAACCAAGTCCTTCATCAACTCAGCACCTTCGCTTTCTGTCCACAAAAGGCTGCTGCTCGATCGCTCACGTAGTTCTTCTACCATGGCTTCATTTCCTAACTTGGCAGCCATCCGGACTGGTAAAATTCCCTCAGGGCCACGAATCATTGCCGGTTCAAGGTGTTCTCCAATTTCATGCCTCTCCCCCACTCCAATGTATTTTCCGATAATCGCATGGGCTATGTCGACATTCCCCCCGACTGCAGCTAGACAGAGGGCAGTGTTACCTCTCTTATTTGTGATAGCCAAATCTTCCTTATCCAATTTCTTCAGTAACTCAACAACAAACGTAAGCTGATTTGCTATAGCAGAGATGTGAAGTGGAGTTTCCCATCCTTCAGTAATATAAGCACGCTTAGCAGCTGGGTATTCTATGAAGATTTTTTCAGCTACTTCCCAATTTCCATTCCTTGCAGCTTCATAAAGCGGCCGACCTTTACGAAGGTACTCAACTTTTTCCTTTCTCCCGTAGGCTTCAAAATAAATAGTGCAGATATAAAATATTAACCTTAAGCtaacaattataataaataacactgaaataaaattacttttttgttatttataatatatctaAGTATTATTATAGAGATATCTCTTATCTTTAACGgtttaaatacaattttttgtatatatCAATAAGAGAATTGAACAAAATTTTCGTCCCCGAAACACTATGTTCTGAAATATAGGTAGTTTGATTTTTTAACATATACGTCCAAATCATTTGACCATCtaattaaaactataatttttacttttttaaatataaatatgattaattctataattttttaaaaaaaatttaaaaatgataattttaactATGCAGTCGAAAACTTGAAACATGTGCTAAAAAATTAAAcgatctatatttcaaaaacATTATTGATAAATATGTTGGTAGTACTCAATTTATTCAGGGGCGAGGATATGATGTCTGAGGACCTGTGTACTGCACTTTCCGACTGTCAATTTCAATGAATGAAGCAAAGGCAGGTACAAATAAGAATTCTACATGAAAAAAGGATAAATAATATTGCAAAGCAGAGTATAAATATGAACTGCATATGGAAAAATGAATGAGATCGTTTTGGTTGTTGCGGTTTGTGTTAAGGCATACTTACGGCTATGTAAATATAGACAATCAGAAATGTTTGTCCCCGAGGCCGACTCCCGAGAGCTGTGCGCACCATCAACTTTTTCAATTTCCAACTCTGACAAGGATTGATTATCCACAGTTTCATTCTCTGATTCTGGAGAAATCATAAGATCACTATTATTTTTACTCTTACAATCCGGCGACGACTAAGCACATCCGGCTGCCAATACTAATATGAATGTCACCGGGTAATATGTTATTCACACCAAATGACCAAAACAACGAACCGGGTAGATAACATATACTATAGAACTTtcctaaaaaaaaaacaaatattgaaTTTAATTGCAGAATACTCTCCACTACTAGaaagcggctattttcgacTGTTAACGGCCGAgaaaccaaattaaaaagattaatcttaaaaatatagattaatagtttttaatattttagagttcatatttgggttttagaatgatttatttattttgaaattaaattaattaaataaaatattattcaaaaccCAACTTTAAGTTGCGTTTtgagtttttaaaattaataaagaaaAGCATTAACGTGTCACGAAGTCACGTTTAGGTTTTAAACGGAACTACATGTGACGTTTAACGGGGAAACGATTTTTGAAGTTgcgtttgatttttttattttgaaacagATACCCTCAATGTGACTTCAGACTTGAAGTCACGTTTGCATATTAAAGCAAAACTCAGAACGCCAACCGCAGTGGCGTTTGCCGGCGTTTGGCGGTAAACATAATCCGAAGTCACGTTTTGGAGTGCCATTGAGGGCCATCTTTTTGGATCGTGCCATTGAGGACTATTTGGCACAGAATTGTGCCTTATTGAGTCGTCACCCTGACATATCTGAGGAAAATTTTGTATCTAAGAACATGACttttatactttttaaaattattcacgaaaaataagctaaaaaataatatataaaaagttatgCAATCAAATACACTTGATGGAGGCAGTATTCGGGGGTGGGCTAGGCATACGTACGGGGAAGTTGATGCGGATGAGCCGAGATGTTTGCAGCAACAAGTATGTTGATGGATATCGACTCATCTTGTGGCACCTCCCGACCAGCAAAAGTTTCATCTGCCATGCTCCTCACGCTGGCCGCTGCTAATAAGGTATATAAATGTCATCGGATTATACTCTTGGTAAATTAATTTAACCTCATCACCATCAATATGAATGGATCCAAAAACCTTCAACATGACTCTATATAGGTAAAGTTACAAGTAAACAAAATAGAACATCAACATTTATATGTCAGTACTCTATATATCCAGATCTGTGTTATATTCGTGAGAACACAATACAACTCATGCATGCAAaataattgttgaaaataataaatcaatatcaatgataatgatatgataattgatgtgtaatattttaattggtGCTTTTAATGTATATAAGAGGTCATTCCAATCAAACTAAAacatgttattttgtgaaatattctGTACTCAGTTTGGTTCAGGAAACATTTTCCAAATCAATACCATAATCCGCAAACAAGAGATTATTATATGAACACTAGAGATTATTATACGAACACACACATATTGAAAGAGGAGAGAAGTCATCTAACGAAAGTAGTCTTTGCATAATAGAATTCATGAAACAAACACTGGCTAACCTTAAAATTTGCTGGCAACGTCACCAGCCAGCAGCTAGGCCTGTGAGAAGTGCAGCCTTAACTCAGAGTACAATGCGGTGTatctatatatagagagaggagGGGGTTGTCTTTTAGGAAATAAAAagggaaaaatatattaaaaaaaataaaaaaataatagatgTACCCCTTATAACAAATTATGGGAGGGTGAGTCTTAGTTTGGAAGATACTTGTGTTGTGGGGTTAATGATTTTCGAGAGATTggaataaaaatgaattattatgATGTTAAttgttaagaaatttcattccattttccATGCCATTCTTTATCTATGTactaaaaatcataatttgagatggaattcTCCATTCTCTTTTAGCCCCATTTTCTTtgcaaatctcatcataacaattttgcacacacttaatttttgttcaaaacttttttcatatttatattacttTCAAGTAATTTTACTCGTTGCATTCCATTCCCCTTTCTCCCCCATTGATGTTTATAAAAGTTGAagatcaataaatttatattatatatatatatatatagggtagcactccatatcATACTCTCTTATATGGAGTttcgtagcacaccattataaatatatacataatatatattctattatattttttatgaaatataattggaaattttgattattaaaccgaaaacaaagttatacaatttttttattccaaagatcatctaaaattatgtaatatctcaacatgattctataacagaataataatcatccagaattattctgttgtataatcggtttcgaaaatatactttttaaatcaaattttaagcgttaaattacttaaaaaagatttattttatagtattctatattaaaatcatgttttatatgtattctataacagaatttttaataaaattgatgatttatagtggcgcactatgtaactccataaaGAGTCTCTCTTTGGAATGTtggcccatatatatatattgataatttataatttgttagatatttaaatgaataatataattattattacaaattacttttaattgatcgtataaatttttttgaagttaAATTTCCGCTAACTTCTCAGATTccaaattataaataagaagttactatataatattaaaatatcataaactcattttaacttataagtcataATTTATGACTGAACCAAGAGTTAATGAAGATATAAATATGGAGAAGCAGGGTTTCATTTTAAATATGTCTTCTCTGATTTTAACATATAATCATAATCAAAAAACACAAGCAAATCAAAATTGTAAGAAGAATATTGCAGATGAAGTGAAGAAGGGTTTTACCTTAAATATGTAGTCTTCTGTGTGCGTTTATGTCTGTGGCCCATTACAACGTCAGATTCGATTAGGACTTAGGAGTACATGCATGTTATCTGCCGGACCCAGTAATATTGGCATCATATATAGGAAATATACTGGAATCCATCCTAACATGAGAAATGAGAAATGGTAATTTGGAGAAAGTacaagatttttattttatgggTGAGGAGAAGATATATTTCATATCTTTATAAGATAAAAAATTGTGTTCTAATTTCTTCTAATTaacctaaaaatatatatagtaagTAGAACATAAAACAGTGGAATCctctttttgataaaaataaaaagaaaccatcctggcaaagataaaaatgaattaagtaCATTAAGGATATTTTTTGACCTATTTATCAACTAGATGAGTCAACTCATGCAATTTGATTTAGCAAAAGAAGAAAAGCAAGAAAACCCTGTGCCCATTTGATTTTTAAGTCCAGATTCAGCCTTCGACATATAATGGTTTAAAGCTTTTTCTTCTATAAATTTCTCTACCTAAGGTCTGTGGTACTTGGAAATTCATGATAGGACGAGTGTAGTTTCCTTGGCAATTCCAGGAAACTTCTCAGTGTCGTAATTAGAAAAGTTCAGTGGAGAGGTGCAGAGAAGAGGATAATTaagataaaatttgaaaaaaattacagaTCTCACAAAAGAAATTTAGGTTTGGGAAGTGTCGGTCTGAGTCCTTTCTGCAAATTTCATTAACACGGCATCAGCCTTGATATAACTGTTTGCGTGGACACACTTGCCTAATGGTTTACTCGGACGATCATTTCTTACTTTCatgttaataaaatttaattataatataaccAGATATTTAACAATTCTATTTTCTAGCCGTTTCATTTAACCACTCTTACCTAAAACTCAAACCCTCCACGTTTAGGAAAGAATACTCCATTTCTTAacctaattattttttattcaaatttatcatacaaaatttgtatatattcttttttttttcaagtcaTCCTTTATACActaaatttcttttattttcactcatttcatttcatttaatTTGATTCACCTAACGAAACACATGAATTCTAAAATTTGTACAAAAATGTTTTCACGATCTTTTTTACCCTtgtttagatgattttatatatctcactatttttcaacaataaataaatTGACTGTACTACATAGCGACCCCCAGAATAATATAAAAGTTAATAGAGGACGATGTTATTTTCCAAAAGAGCTCTACTTTATCGTAGAGTACGGACCTTTTCCAAAGAGTCACCGGGAAATTATAATGCAAGAAAATTTGAAACCACCGCGTGACCAGCAGTTTTAGACGCTAAGTGTCCGTGTTAGCGCGTATTACTTCTGAATttcagttactccctccgtcccatccatttcttatcaaatgggttggcacggaggttaagaaatatgtataaagtagtggaaaaaaggaagaaaaatgggtaaagtggtgggacccattgatttttaatgtataaaaagaagatagtggagtaaaagtagtgtgaaaagtaaagaaaagtg
This region includes:
- the LOC108206924 gene encoding uncharacterized protein LOC108206924, coding for MADETFAGREVPQDESISINILVAANISAHPHQLPQSENETVDNQSLSELEIEKVDGAHSSRESASGTNISDCLYLHSPYGRKEKVEYLRKGRPLYEAARNGNWEVAEKIFIEYPAAKRAYITEGWETPLHISAIANQLTFVVELLKKLDKEDLAITNKRGNTALCLAAVGGNVDIAHAIIGKYIGVGERHEIGEHLEPAMIRGPEGILPVRMAAKLGNEAMVEELRERSSSSLLWTESEGAELMKDLVASDLYESAGKMNLQLAISDKEVLLLLATKHMAERSKRGRFKNLFSWGRKKAELLQVQALKLLDDILECAFKENDLNIANIVDTAPLLLFDAAKRGNFHLFKRLICYYPELVWKINQHGVSMFHLAVQYRHEIIFSLLYNMDEVRKLVTLYKDKDGNTMLHLAATLAPKDKLDTVTGAAFQMQQAICWYKAVEKIVPAAYRNMRNCNGRTSADIFDEEHKKLLKEGEKWMKDTAKSCMVVAALTATVMFSSAFTVPGDYDNEGHPNLLNRASFDFLTVSQVIGMLSSSTSILMFLSILTSRFNKYAFQHSLPWKLMLGLVALFVSIASMLMAFCLAIHLTYGHAWLLWFLLLLACVPVMFICLKFRLLADIIRSTWVTSSMFKSTRLSDY